One segment of Radiobacillus kanasensis DNA contains the following:
- a CDS encoding MFS transporter → MWFANFFIAGSITMVLPFLSLYIDTLGDFSEQYVQNWSGIIFGITFVTAFLCSPIWGKIGDKYGRKYILVLSGIGLGVSVVLMGYVETVWQLFVLRLFMGVFTGFISMSQALISTQTPKHIAGKVLGTLQTGSITGSLMGPMIGGYIADIVGYSATFKGVSFFLFLSAVLVLFGIHEQKVELEGNSKSSYTSKEVLLYIIQSPVLLIVMIISMFIQIAHFSIQPILSLYVSELHGPVNLALFSGIAFSAAGLGNLMMTRWWGKLADRIGYTKILVTLLIIAAVVYFPAAFVTNIWQLVILRFFLGMSIGGIIPVRIAYIRQVAPIAMQGEVLGYNTSIRFFGNFIGPIMGGAIAGYYGFSAVFFVTSALLLLCGIVLLVTIRRQSDTIPKPREQTS, encoded by the coding sequence ATGTGGTTCGCCAACTTCTTCATCGCGGGAAGTATTACGATGGTGTTGCCATTTTTATCTTTATATATAGATACATTAGGAGATTTCTCTGAGCAATATGTACAAAATTGGTCAGGAATCATTTTTGGAATAACATTTGTAACCGCCTTTTTATGCTCACCTATTTGGGGGAAGATTGGAGATAAATATGGCCGGAAATACATTCTCGTACTCTCCGGGATCGGGTTAGGTGTTTCCGTCGTCTTGATGGGCTATGTAGAAACGGTTTGGCAATTATTTGTCCTGCGTTTATTTATGGGAGTGTTTACAGGCTTCATTTCCATGTCACAAGCGCTCATCTCGACTCAAACCCCAAAACATATAGCCGGAAAAGTACTAGGAACGCTTCAAACGGGAAGCATTACAGGAAGCTTAATGGGACCGATGATTGGGGGATACATTGCGGACATCGTTGGATATTCTGCAACCTTTAAGGGAGTATCCTTTTTCTTATTCCTTTCCGCCGTATTAGTGTTATTCGGTATTCATGAACAAAAAGTGGAGCTGGAGGGAAACTCAAAATCAAGTTATACCTCTAAGGAAGTACTCCTTTATATTATTCAAAGTCCTGTATTGTTAATCGTCATGATTATCTCGATGTTTATACAAATTGCCCATTTCAGCATCCAACCCATTCTTTCCTTGTATGTTTCGGAGCTTCATGGCCCTGTTAATCTAGCTTTATTTTCTGGGATCGCTTTTTCTGCGGCTGGCCTTGGTAACCTGATGATGACAAGATGGTGGGGCAAGTTAGCTGACAGAATCGGCTACACGAAAATATTAGTAACATTGCTGATTATTGCTGCGGTTGTTTATTTCCCTGCAGCATTTGTAACGAACATTTGGCAGCTCGTCATTCTCCGCTTCTTCCTTGGAATGAGCATCGGAGGGATTATTCCAGTTCGCATCGCTTATATCCGCCAAGTTGCACCGATCGCTATGCAAGGGGAAGTGTTAGGATATAACACGAGCATTCGTTTTTTCGGGAACTTCATTGGACCCATCATGGGTGGAGCAATAGCAGGGTATTACGGATTCAGTGCTGTCTTTTTTGTTACCAGTGCACTCTTGCTCCTATGCGGCATCGTGCTACTCGTGACGATTCGCAGACAATCTGACACCATTCCTAAACCTAGAGAACAAACCAGCTAA
- a CDS encoding purine/pyrimidine permease produces the protein MNHQPSIPVTTTLMESVQWFIFLLASSVAMPIVIGSIYGMSFVEVAGLMQRTFFIVGVASLLQGLIGHRLPIMEGPAGIWISIFTVMSITGSQQGATATETLQLVEGTMIWTGGFLLLFGAFKLTEKILFVFTPLVTGTFFILLTVQLSGTFLEGMLGLQDGAESIQPIKALLAFITFLSVLGLSIFARGWLSSYAVLIGIVIGWIAYLFVFGFHKAEDEVSFFSLPELFAWGTPNFDLSSIPIAFVTAVILISNVVASVIAANQSLGNEDMYSGKQINKGTAYLGINHGLAGMFSAVANVPLATSAGFISLTGQKRKMPFLIASTALIIIAFFPFIVTWISGIPSPIANAALMATFVQLVGLALRNITSQPLDSRKTTIVGVAYLIGIGTMFLPSEVFAELPSLVQNLASNGLLLGTGLVILIEQLWKEKTS, from the coding sequence ATGAATCATCAACCATCTATACCAGTTACCACGACGCTCATGGAGTCTGTACAGTGGTTTATCTTTTTATTAGCAAGCTCAGTCGCCATGCCTATTGTAATAGGCTCTATTTATGGGATGAGCTTTGTGGAAGTAGCTGGACTTATGCAACGAACCTTTTTTATTGTTGGGGTCGCTTCCCTTTTACAAGGATTAATTGGACACCGCTTACCGATTATGGAGGGTCCTGCAGGGATTTGGATTAGTATCTTTACAGTTATGTCCATAACGGGTTCCCAGCAAGGAGCAACTGCGACGGAAACATTGCAGCTTGTAGAAGGAACGATGATTTGGACGGGAGGGTTTCTCCTTTTATTTGGCGCGTTTAAACTGACGGAAAAGATTTTGTTTGTCTTTACTCCATTAGTAACGGGAACCTTTTTTATTTTACTTACCGTTCAATTAAGCGGAACCTTCTTGGAAGGAATGCTAGGTCTTCAGGATGGAGCGGAATCGATTCAACCGATCAAAGCATTACTAGCATTTATTACTTTCCTAAGCGTGTTAGGGTTATCGATTTTTGCTAGGGGATGGCTAAGTAGTTATGCAGTACTAATAGGAATTGTCATTGGGTGGATTGCTTACTTGTTTGTATTCGGGTTCCATAAAGCAGAAGATGAAGTCTCTTTTTTCTCACTACCTGAACTATTTGCATGGGGTACACCTAACTTTGATTTAAGCTCGATTCCGATTGCCTTCGTCACTGCTGTCATTTTGATCTCGAACGTGGTTGCTTCGGTTATTGCTGCGAATCAATCGTTAGGTAATGAGGATATGTACAGCGGGAAACAAATCAATAAGGGAACAGCTTACCTTGGAATTAATCACGGTTTAGCAGGGATGTTTTCCGCAGTAGCAAACGTGCCACTTGCAACATCTGCTGGTTTTATTAGTTTAACGGGACAAAAAAGGAAAATGCCATTCTTGATTGCATCTACTGCTTTAATCATAATCGCCTTTTTCCCATTTATCGTGACATGGATCTCAGGCATTCCTTCTCCAATTGCGAATGCTGCTTTAATGGCGACCTTTGTGCAACTTGTTGGGCTAGCTCTCCGAAATATTACGAGCCAACCCCTTGATTCACGTAAAACAACCATTGTTGGGGTGGCTTATCTAATTGGGATTGGTACGATGTTTCTACCGTCCGAAGTGTTTGCCGAACTACCATCATTAGTACAAAACCTAGCGAGTAACGGATTATTACTTGGAACGGGTCTTGTTATTTTAATTGAACAATTATGGAAAGAGAAAACCAGCTAG
- a CDS encoding DUF1002 domain-containing protein, which translates to MRKLTSAFLVLALLLTAFIQAPKEVYASTGDEGINEKFGLPIVVYGEALSEEQKQEVRNLLDIDDPSTVNEIIVTAEDLVNFIGGDPSSNMYSSAKITRKEEGNGLVINIVNQENITQVTNEMYANALLTAGIENAVVEVASPLKVSGHSALTGIYKAYNVDGESLDKDRMEVANEELEVATGLAAKEGMDQEKVSELLTEIKQAIAEQNPASKEEIEQIVQDQLANLNIDLNEEDIARLVALFDKMRSINIDFDNVKSQLDDIASDVRNKLEEVANDEGFWQGVKDFFQKLIDGLKSLFG; encoded by the coding sequence ATGCGAAAGCTAACATCAGCATTTTTAGTACTTGCTTTACTATTAACAGCCTTTATCCAAGCTCCAAAGGAAGTCTATGCTAGCACTGGCGATGAAGGAATTAATGAGAAATTCGGTCTTCCCATTGTTGTGTATGGAGAGGCTTTGTCAGAAGAACAAAAGCAAGAGGTTCGAAACTTATTAGATATCGATGATCCATCAACGGTAAATGAGATTATTGTTACGGCTGAGGATTTAGTGAACTTTATCGGTGGAGATCCGAGCTCCAACATGTACTCTTCTGCAAAAATCACGCGGAAAGAGGAAGGTAATGGACTCGTTATTAACATTGTGAATCAGGAAAACATTACTCAGGTAACAAATGAAATGTACGCCAACGCTCTACTGACTGCAGGGATTGAAAATGCTGTAGTAGAAGTTGCTTCCCCATTAAAGGTAAGTGGTCATTCTGCTTTAACAGGTATTTATAAGGCTTATAATGTCGACGGGGAGTCCTTAGATAAAGACCGTATGGAAGTAGCGAATGAAGAACTTGAGGTAGCGACAGGCCTAGCAGCAAAAGAAGGAATGGACCAAGAAAAGGTTAGTGAGTTATTAACCGAAATCAAACAAGCGATAGCCGAACAAAATCCTGCATCGAAAGAAGAGATTGAGCAGATTGTTCAAGACCAATTAGCCAATTTAAATATCGATCTTAATGAGGAAGATATTGCAAGACTTGTTGCACTCTTTGATAAAATGCGGTCCATCAATATTGACTTTGATAATGTAAAAAGCCAATTAGATGATATTGCAAGTGATGTACGGAACAAGTTAGAAGAAGTAGCGAATGATGAAGGCTTTTGGCAAGGGGTTAAAGACTTCTTCCAAAAATTGATTGATGGCCTAAAAAGTCTATTTGGATGA
- a CDS encoding RidA family protein, producing MVKAIHTDKAPQAIGPYSQAIDAGDFVFVSGQIPINPETGEVVAGIEEQTAQVMNNLQAILTEAGLAFSDVVKFTIYITSMDDFAKINEVYAGFLEEPYPARATVEVSKLPKGVCIEMDVVAVKNK from the coding sequence ATGGTAAAAGCAATTCACACAGACAAAGCACCGCAAGCAATTGGCCCTTACTCACAGGCCATTGATGCAGGGGATTTTGTATTTGTTTCTGGTCAAATTCCGATTAACCCAGAAACAGGTGAGGTAGTAGCAGGGATCGAAGAACAAACGGCACAAGTTATGAATAACCTACAAGCTATTTTAACGGAAGCGGGCTTAGCGTTTTCGGATGTCGTGAAGTTCACGATCTACATAACCTCCATGGATGACTTTGCAAAAATTAACGAAGTGTATGCAGGTTTTCTAGAAGAGCCTTATCCAGCACGAGCAACTGTAGAAGTGAGTAAGCTTCCAAAAGGTGTTTGCATTGAAATGGACGTCGTTGCGGTTAAAAACAAATAA
- a CDS encoding acrylyl-CoA reductase family protein, producing the protein MNSFQAFILNQKGDQIDGKVDKLSMNDLPREGVLIKVEYSSVNYKDGMTKVPNNPIIKKYPMVPGIDLAGEVVESDDSRFSKGDKVIATSYEIGVSHFGGYSEYARIPGSWIVPLPKDLTTLESMVLGTAGFTAALSIQRLEDNGITPEKGKVLVTGATGGVGSIAVSILARRGYQVVASTGKKDSHEYLKKIGAEEVIHRDEVYNGDIKAIDKARWIAAVDPVGGKPLASLLTKIAYGGSVAVSGLTGGVEVPTAVHPFILRGINLLGIDSVNCPMEIRKTIWERLSTDLKPNTLNEVVKEIRLEDLSNAFDQILQGKALGRMVVKL; encoded by the coding sequence ATGAATTCATTTCAAGCATTTATTCTGAATCAAAAAGGGGATCAGATTGATGGAAAGGTGGACAAGCTTTCCATGAACGATCTACCTAGGGAAGGCGTACTCATTAAAGTAGAATACTCAAGTGTAAACTATAAGGATGGGATGACAAAGGTTCCCAACAACCCGATCATTAAGAAATATCCGATGGTGCCAGGTATTGACTTGGCGGGTGAAGTCGTGGAATCAGATGATTCTCGGTTTTCCAAAGGGGACAAAGTGATTGCCACTAGTTACGAAATAGGCGTATCACACTTTGGTGGGTATAGTGAATATGCACGAATTCCTGGGAGCTGGATTGTTCCGCTGCCAAAGGATCTTACAACGTTAGAGTCGATGGTATTGGGAACAGCTGGCTTCACAGCGGCCTTATCCATTCAACGTTTAGAGGATAACGGCATAACACCCGAGAAGGGAAAGGTACTTGTCACTGGCGCGACTGGCGGAGTGGGTAGTATTGCAGTATCGATTCTTGCTCGACGTGGCTATCAGGTTGTGGCAAGTACAGGTAAGAAAGATTCCCATGAATACTTGAAAAAAATCGGTGCAGAGGAAGTCATCCATCGTGATGAAGTGTATAACGGGGATATAAAAGCAATCGATAAAGCGCGCTGGATAGCGGCGGTAGATCCTGTTGGCGGCAAGCCATTAGCTTCCCTACTAACCAAAATTGCTTACGGTGGTTCCGTTGCTGTTAGTGGTTTAACAGGTGGAGTTGAAGTTCCGACTGCCGTTCACCCATTTATTTTAAGAGGAATCAATTTGTTAGGAATTGATTCGGTTAACTGTCCGATGGAAATTAGAAAAACTATATGGGAAAGACTGTCGACTGATTTAAAACCTAATACGTTAAACGAAGTTGTAAAAGAAATACGTTTAGAGGATCTTTCTAATGCATTTGATCAAATCTTGCAAGGAAAGGCTTTAGGAAGAATGGTTGTGAAGCTTTAA
- a CDS encoding C40 family peptidase, whose protein sequence is MHKHFHVVQDGLQLSIKKVSDLPLHHYGVYMDYQLIASFHNGQNFYLDVSWLQPGEHHLMIVGYRLGAMDPMPIAEQYTLSVVGARNLSDVERNFRAGDILVASDNVNEAITGYVGHSAIVVDDHNLIESPGGYPAIRKATIQQFLEKHPVHAQFRPNSKEKGLEAVQYAEQYLDEYKQNIKDGKDKPTFSFMAVQDLEDPWEYIYCSKLVWLSYANGANYKFNNDYLWFSPEDLYNNLLDNQDFKTIYRHGKIDFKLNT, encoded by the coding sequence ATGCATAAACATTTTCATGTAGTTCAAGATGGACTACAACTTTCTATTAAAAAAGTTTCCGATTTGCCGTTACATCATTATGGGGTATATATGGATTATCAATTGATTGCTTCCTTTCATAACGGTCAAAACTTCTATTTAGACGTATCCTGGCTACAGCCTGGGGAGCACCATCTAATGATTGTCGGCTACCGACTTGGTGCCATGGACCCAATGCCGATAGCAGAACAATATACATTGAGTGTGGTAGGGGCGAGAAACTTAAGTGACGTTGAAAGGAATTTTCGTGCTGGTGACATTCTAGTAGCGAGTGACAACGTGAATGAGGCTATTACCGGTTATGTGGGGCATTCTGCTATAGTCGTGGATGACCACAACCTGATTGAATCTCCTGGTGGGTATCCAGCTATTCGGAAGGCCACCATTCAGCAATTTTTAGAAAAGCATCCTGTTCACGCTCAATTCCGGCCGAATTCAAAAGAGAAGGGTCTGGAAGCCGTACAATATGCGGAACAGTACTTGGATGAGTACAAACAGAATATTAAGGATGGTAAGGATAAACCAACGTTTTCTTTCATGGCCGTCCAAGACTTAGAGGATCCATGGGAATATATTTATTGTTCCAAATTGGTTTGGCTAAGCTATGCAAATGGGGCAAATTATAAGTTCAACAATGACTACTTATGGTTTTCTCCAGAAGATTTATATAACAATCTACTAGATAATCAAGATTTCAAAACGATTTACAGACATGGAAAAATTGATTTTAAATTAAATACGTAG
- a CDS encoding type IV pilus modification PilV family protein — protein MKGQKGFTLVELLATIAILSVVIVSFMWIITHAFQFNNINSDELQATNIVREKQALFKENESKHTALQQFITNVTPTAEQEDFLASRPEYAALNLTESIQLTFRMESDQSGNTGEVPYYLLKMQDGSYIIHVYVRKDPDTQTNPMLYRLYIQTFKDSNLLSDTYTYLKYS, from the coding sequence ATGAAAGGTCAGAAGGGTTTTACATTAGTAGAATTATTAGCGACGATTGCGATTCTTTCGGTTGTTATCGTAAGTTTTATGTGGATCATCACCCACGCATTCCAATTTAACAACATAAACTCCGATGAACTACAAGCTACAAATATCGTTCGTGAAAAGCAAGCATTGTTTAAGGAAAATGAATCAAAGCATACCGCTCTTCAACAATTTATAACTAACGTAACTCCTACAGCTGAGCAAGAGGATTTTTTAGCTTCTCGCCCTGAATATGCAGCCTTAAACCTGACCGAATCGATACAACTCACGTTTCGGATGGAATCAGACCAGAGCGGAAATACGGGAGAAGTTCCCTATTATCTTTTAAAAATGCAGGATGGTTCCTATATAATCCATGTTTATGTAAGAAAAGATCCAGATACTCAAACAAACCCAATGCTTTATCGCTTATATATACAAACATTCAAAGATTCTAATCTATTATCGGATACGTACACGTATTTAAAATATTCGTAG
- a CDS encoding PulJ/GspJ family protein has product MSKRQGPESGFTLVELLGAIAIFSILVALVFQVLHTGINASNKAKEGASLQREANIILSALTTRHETESSYTILLDQNPSASKISIRNETGEITVISQASYFYTIYNDTTHELLPTEAVIEPNNDESLSIRLIVEDAQGQSFEISTIISRM; this is encoded by the coding sequence ATGTCTAAACGACAAGGGCCGGAATCAGGATTTACACTAGTTGAGCTACTTGGAGCAATAGCCATTTTTTCCATACTCGTAGCTCTTGTGTTTCAAGTTTTACACACAGGGATAAATGCCAGTAACAAAGCAAAAGAAGGCGCATCCCTACAACGAGAAGCGAATATTATTTTATCCGCCCTTACGACCAGACATGAAACAGAATCTTCTTATACGATATTACTAGACCAGAATCCAAGCGCTTCCAAAATATCAATACGTAATGAAACAGGGGAAATAACAGTAATTAGTCAAGCCTCTTATTTCTATACAATCTATAACGATACAACCCATGAATTATTACCAACTGAAGCCGTCATTGAACCGAACAACGATGAATCCTTGTCTATTCGGCTTATTGTAGAAGATGCTCAAGGTCAAAGCTTTGAAATTAGTACAATCATTTCTAGAATGTAA
- the purU gene encoding formyltetrahydrofolate deformylase, which yields MKAYIQRKIDEFQQQNKNKARLLISCPDKPGIVAAVSKFLFGKGANIIESNQYSMNPEGGEFFIRIEFECPDLAYRRDEIEEDFKQIAEAFSMDWKLMYVAQTKKVAIFVSKEQHCLLELLWEWQSGDLMANIALVISNHEDSREIVESLDIPFHYIPANKEIRKQVEAEQLNLLAQYEVDFVILARYMQILTPDFVAKLPNRIINIHHSFLPAFVGAKPYERAYNRGVKLIGATSHYVTNDLDEGPIIEQDISRVDHRDDVAKLKKSGQSIERSVLARAVKWHLEDRVIVHENKTIVF from the coding sequence ATGAAAGCATACATTCAACGCAAGATTGACGAATTCCAACAACAAAATAAAAACAAGGCAAGGTTACTCATAAGTTGTCCGGATAAACCGGGAATTGTAGCTGCTGTTTCCAAGTTTTTGTTTGGAAAAGGGGCTAACATTATCGAGTCCAACCAATATTCGATGAATCCAGAGGGCGGAGAGTTTTTCATCCGAATTGAATTCGAGTGTCCCGACCTAGCGTACCGCCGAGATGAAATAGAAGAGGATTTTAAACAGATTGCCGAAGCCTTTTCAATGGATTGGAAGCTCATGTATGTAGCCCAAACGAAAAAAGTGGCTATTTTTGTTTCAAAAGAACAGCATTGTTTATTGGAATTGTTATGGGAGTGGCAAAGTGGAGATCTTATGGCGAATATTGCATTGGTCATTAGCAATCATGAAGATTCACGGGAAATCGTAGAATCCTTAGATATTCCGTTTCACTACATACCTGCCAACAAAGAGATTCGAAAGCAAGTAGAGGCAGAACAACTGAATTTGCTGGCACAATATGAGGTTGATTTTGTTATTTTAGCGAGGTATATGCAAATCTTAACACCAGACTTTGTGGCAAAGCTTCCAAATCGGATTATAAATATTCATCACTCCTTTCTGCCGGCGTTTGTTGGTGCGAAGCCTTATGAACGTGCTTATAACCGAGGTGTGAAATTGATTGGAGCTACTTCACACTATGTGACAAACGATTTAGATGAGGGTCCGATTATTGAACAGGACATTAGTCGAGTTGATCACCGAGATGATGTGGCCAAATTAAAAAAATCCGGACAGTCCATTGAAAGAAGTGTATTAGCACGGGCAGTAAAGTGGCACCTAGAAGATCGAGTTATTGTACATGAAAATAAGACCATCGTTTTTTAG